The Stenotrophomonas sp. NA06056 genome segment AGGTGCTGCCTCCCGAACATCCGACGTTGACCGATATCTGGATGGGCGCCGGCCCGGTGCCGGAGATCCTGCATCGCGTGCTCAACCTGTTGGCCAAGGCACGCCTGCACCTGAGGCTGCCGTCGCTGGAGCCGTGCTCGCGGTTGTTCTACACCGTATTGAATCTGATGAAGTTCGGCGAACATCGCGGCGGCATGATCGTACGCGCGGTGGGCACCCGCGATGGTGCGCGCATCGAACAGAGCTGGCATCTGCTCGCCGAGGCCGATGACGGCCCGTACATTCCATCGATGGCGATCGAGGCGGTGATCCGCAAGCAACTGGCCGGTGTGCGGCCGGCGCCCGGTGCGCGCCCGGCCACGCACGCGCTGGAGCTGTCCGACTACGACCGGCTGTTCGAAGGGCGCACGATCCACACCGGGTTTCGCCGTGACATGCCGGGTGCCAGTCTGTACCAGCGGGTGCTGGGCAGCGCATACGCGCAACTGCCGGCCAGCGTGCAGGCGCTGCATGCGCCGGGTGCAGCCCCGCGCTGGAGCGGCACTGCATCGGTCGAACGTGGTCGCGGGCTGCTGTCGCGTCTGCTGGGGAAGGTGTTCGGTTTCCCTGCCGAGGGCGAGAACGTGCCGGTCAGTGTGGCGTTCACCCCGGAGGCAGGCGGCGAGCGCTGGACGCGCACCTTTGCCGGCCGTCGTTTCTCTTCGCTGCAGACGCAGGGGCAGGGGCGCAACGAGGCACTGCTGGTCGAGCGCTTCGGCGTGATCTCGGTCGCGTTGGCGCTGGTGGTCGACAACGGGCGGCTGCAGCTTGTGCCGCGACGCTGGTCGCTGTGCTGCATACCGCTGCCGCGCGCGCTGTTGCCGGGCGATGGCAGTTTCGAGACCGAACGCGACGGTGTCTTCGTATTCGATGTGGAGATTGGTGCGCCGATTGTGGGGCGCATCGTGCATTACTGCGGTACGTTGCAACCCGGGTGATGGTCAGCCACGCATGGCGTGGATCGACCCCGAAGCATGCGAAAAAGGCGCCCGAAGGCGCCTTTTCCGTTACGGCATCACCGCTGCACTCAACGCCAGACTTTGATCTGCTCGGCGTCGGTACGCTGCATCGGCTGGCCCGCCTTGCAGCTGAAGCTGGCGCCGAACGCCGGCAGGTTCGACAGCGGGCCGTTGGTGCGCCAGCGGCCCGGTGCACGGATGTCGGCGGTCAGGCGGCGTGCGGCCTCGTTCGGCGACAGCTGCTGCGGCCACAGCGCGGCCCAGGCACGGAAGAAGCCCTGCTGCTGTGCCGGCTTGGCCTTCGGCTCCTGCGCGGTGTACGCGGCCCAGGCGAGCTCCAGGCCGGCGATGTCGGCCAGGTTCTCTTCCTGGGTCAGCGTGCCGTTGACCTTGGCTCCCTTCACGCCGGGGAACTCGTAGGCGCCGTACTGGCTGGCGACGCGGGTACCGAGCAGGGTCCAGGCAGTCTTGTCGGCCGGGGTCCACCAGCTGCGCAGTTCGCCCTTGGCGTCGACCAGCGCACCCTTGGCGTCGATCGCACGGGTCAGTTCGTGACCGACCAGGCCGCCGAAGCTGCCGAACTTGTCGGCGGCGTCGGCCTTGGCGTTGAACACCGGGCCCTGCAGGATCGCCGCAGTGACGATCAGCCGGTTCTGCGCCAGGTCATACGCCAGCGACGGCTGCTGCGGCAGCACGTCCCAGCGGCGGTCGGCGTTGCCCTTGCCGATGCGCTTCATTTCCTCACGATGACGCCAGGTGGAAGCGATCAGCATGTTGCCGCCGAACGAACCACGGCCCATCGGCTGCACGCTGTAATCCAGATCGCGCAACGGGGTACCGATCTCGATCTTCAACGCGGCCAGCTTGGCCTGCGCTTCGGTCTTGGCCTCGGCGCTCATCCAGCTGTTGTTCTTGACCGCCTCGATCTGCACTTCACGCACCTTGTCGACGATCCACGCCGCCTGGCGACGGTCTTCGGCGGACAGGTAACGCGCGGCGTATTCACGGCCGACCATCGGGCCGGCGGCCACGTTGATCGCGTCCAGCACGCTCTCCCAGCGTTGCGGCGGCAGGGTCTCGCCACGCAGCACGCGGCCACGGAATTCGAACTCCGCATCGCGGTATGCCTTGGACAGGTACGGTGCCATCGAGTCGCCCACGCGCCAGCGCAGGTAGGCCTTCCACTGGTCCGGCTTGAGCTTGGTGACCATGCCGTCGAGCTGCTTGAACAGCGCCGGGTCGGCCAGCGAGACCAGGTCATCGTTGACGCCCTGCGCCTTCAGGAACGCATCCAGCTGCAGGTTGCGGTAGCGGCTGTTGAGGTCCTTGGTGGAGATCGGTGCGTAGTTGTTGAACGGGTTGTTGATGCCCGCCAGCGACTGCGCGTTGCGGGCCAGTTCGGTTTCCAGCGCGATCACTGCCTGCGACTCGGCGTCCAGCTTGGCCGCCGGGGTACCGGTCAGTGCGAGGATCTGCTTGACGTAGTTGCGATAGCGGCCCATCAACGCGACGGTGTCGGCGTCGGTGCGCGTGTAGAAGGCCGGATCAGGCAGGCCCATGCCGCCCTGCATGAAGTAACCGATGTGGCGGTCCAGTGCCTTCAGGTCCACATCAGGACCGAAGTTGAACGCCACCGGGATACCGACCTGGTGCAGTGCGGCGATCGAGGCCGGAACGTCCTTGGCCTTCTTGATTGCATTGATGCGGGTCAGCAGCGGTGCAATCGGGTTGGAGCCATCGGCTTCCACGGCCGCTTCGTCCAGGCCACTGGCCCAGAAGTCGCCCAGCAGCTTCTGCACATTGCCCTGCGGCGCCTTCATCGAGGCGTCCAGCAGTTCACGCTGCTGCTGCCGGCTGCGGTCGACCAGCTGGCCCAGCGCGGTGGCGGCACCGGTCTGCGGCACCGGGTTGGCCTTCAGCCAGCCCGCGTTGGTGGCGTCGTAGAAATCGCTGCACTGCGCACT includes the following:
- a CDS encoding M13 family metallopeptidase, encoding MPNFRPLAIALGISLATLVPTHDAFAAKKKAARAPAVSAQCSDFYDATNAGWLKANPVPQTGAATALGQLVDRSRQQQRELLDASMKAPQGNVQKLLGDFWASGLDEAAVEADGSNPIAPLLTRINAIKKAKDVPASIAALHQVGIPVAFNFGPDVDLKALDRHIGYFMQGGMGLPDPAFYTRTDADTVALMGRYRNYVKQILALTGTPAAKLDAESQAVIALETELARNAQSLAGINNPFNNYAPISTKDLNSRYRNLQLDAFLKAQGVNDDLVSLADPALFKQLDGMVTKLKPDQWKAYLRWRVGDSMAPYLSKAYRDAEFEFRGRVLRGETLPPQRWESVLDAINVAAGPMVGREYAARYLSAEDRRQAAWIVDKVREVQIEAVKNNSWMSAEAKTEAQAKLAALKIEIGTPLRDLDYSVQPMGRGSFGGNMLIASTWRHREEMKRIGKGNADRRWDVLPQQPSLAYDLAQNRLIVTAAILQGPVFNAKADAADKFGSFGGLVGHELTRAIDAKGALVDAKGELRSWWTPADKTAWTLLGTRVASQYGAYEFPGVKGAKVNGTLTQEENLADIAGLELAWAAYTAQEPKAKPAQQQGFFRAWAALWPQQLSPNEAARRLTADIRAPGRWRTNGPLSNLPAFGASFSCKAGQPMQRTDAEQIKVWR
- a CDS encoding SDR family oxidoreductase, with product MKILILGGYGVFGGRLVRLLADLPMLQLLIAGRNLAAAQAFCDSYVGHSTLRPLQVDRQQLATALQAERPDLVVDASGPFQDYGEHRYGAIEACIAAGIDYLDFADAADFVFGVSQYDVQARAAGIYVLSGVSSFPVLTAAVLREMAMHMEIVSVEGGIAPSPYAGIGLNVMRAVVGYAGAPVKLRRNGRDGHGIGLAESRRFTVAVPGRLPLRNLHFSLVDVPDLQVLPPEHPTLTDIWMGAGPVPEILHRVLNLLAKARLHLRLPSLEPCSRLFYTVLNLMKFGEHRGGMIVRAVGTRDGARIEQSWHLLAEADDGPYIPSMAIEAVIRKQLAGVRPAPGARPATHALELSDYDRLFEGRTIHTGFRRDMPGASLYQRVLGSAYAQLPASVQALHAPGAAPRWSGTASVERGRGLLSRLLGKVFGFPAEGENVPVSVAFTPEAGGERWTRTFAGRRFSSLQTQGQGRNEALLVERFGVISVALALVVDNGRLQLVPRRWSLCCIPLPRALLPGDGSFETERDGVFVFDVEIGAPIVGRIVHYCGTLQPG